The following proteins are encoded in a genomic region of Gossypium hirsutum isolate 1008001.06 chromosome D05, Gossypium_hirsutum_v2.1, whole genome shotgun sequence:
- the LOC107904896 gene encoding FT-interacting protein 7 isoform X2 has translation MSKLVVEVVDAYDLMPKDDQGSSSPFVEIEFDGQRQRTQTKHKDLNPSWHESLVFDISQPGDLEYKTIDVTVYNDRKGNHGHHRNFLGRVKISGASVPSSESGSSVQHYPLDKRGLFSNIKGEIALKLYQVCDELPREQVQRAVPASVVAENEETGRFQESQFNETPFQEINGGRFQESQFQETPFQEINNVNNFDEEIKVDEKKKKKKKKEPEVRTFHSIGKEPEVRTFHSVGTGTGGPPPAPPPMKEKPPAVEIRADFAKAAAPAASVMHMQMPRQNPDYLLVETRPPVAARLRYRGGDKTLTTYDLVEQMHYLYVNVVKAKDLPVMDMSGSLDPYVEVKLGNYKGQTKHLEKNQNPVWHQIFAFSKERVQSNLLEVVVKDKDFGKDDFVGKIVFDVMEIPLRVPPDSPLAPQWYRLADKKGDKVKGEIMLAVWMGTQADESFPEAWHSDAHNISHSNLANTRSKVYFSPKLYYLRVHVMEAQDLVPHDKGRLPDPYVKVVLGNQIRPTKVIQRTIHPVWDDQLMFVASEPFEDYIIISVDDRIGPGKDEILGRAMIPVREVPQRLETGKPPDPRWFNLLKPSKAEEEGEKKKEKFSSKILLRIFLEAGYHVLDESTHFSSDLQPSSKFLRKQSIGILELGILSAKNLQPMKMKDGKLTDAYCVAKYGNKWVRTRTLLDTLSPRWNEQYTWEVHDPCTVITIGVFDNSHTNGSKDDARDQRIGKVRVRLSTLEIDRVYTHYYPLLVLTPGGLKKNGELQLALRFTCTAWVNMVAQYGRPLLPKMHYVQPIPVMNIDWLRHQAMQIVAARLQRAEPPLRQEVVEYMLDVDYHMWSLRRSKANFNRIMSLLSGVTAICKWFNDICYWRNPITTCLTKTSPTYGCSAFTSGSYTPR, from the exons ATGAGTAAGCTTGTTGTTGAAGTAGTGGATGCCTACGATTTGATGCCTAAAGATGACCAGGGTTCTTCAAGCCCCTTCGTGGAAATTGAGTTTGATGGCCAACGTCAGAGGACTCAAACCAAGCACAAAGATCTTAACCCTTCTTGGCATGAAAGCCTTGTTTTTGATATAAGCCAGCCCGGAGATCTTGAGTACAAGACCATTGATGTCACTGTTTATAATGATAGGAAAGGCAATCATGGTCACCATCGGAATTTTCTCGGCCGAGTCAAGATTTCGGGGGCCTCCGTCCCCTCGTCGGAATCCGGTTCCAGCGTGCAGCACTACCCGCTTGATAAACGTGGCCTTTTTTCGAATATCAAAGGCGAGATTGCACTGAAACTTTATCAAGTCTGTGATGAACTTCCTCGGGAGCAGGTACAACGTGCGGTTCCTGCTAGTGTGGTGGCTGAAAATGAAGAGACTGGACGTTTCCAAGAATCCCAGTTCAACGAAACTCCGTTTCAGGAGATCAACGGTGGACGTTTTCAAGAATCCCAGTTCCAGGAAACTCCATTTCAGGAGATCAACAACGTCAACAATTTTGATGAAGAGATCAAGGTAGacgaaaagaagaagaagaagaagaagaaagaaccagaagtgAGGACTTTTCATTCTATAGGGAAAGAACCAGAAGTGAGGACTTTTCACTCTGTAGGGACTGGAACTGGCGGTCCTCCACCAGCTCCGCCTCCAATGAAGGAGAAACCACCAGCGGTGGAGATTAGAGCAGATTTTGCTAAAGCAGCAGCACCAGCGGCTAGTGTGATGCATATGCAGATGCCAAGGCAGAACCCCGACTATCTGTTGGTGGAAACTAGGCCACCTGTGGCGGCACGATTGCGATACAGGGGCGGTGACAAGACGTTGACTACTTACGACTTGGTGGAGCAGATGCATTACCTGTATGTAAATGTGGTTAAGGCCAAGGATCTTCCTGTAATGGATATGTCAGGAAGCCTTGACCCTTACGTGGAAGTGAAGCTTGGGAACTACAAAGGGCAAACAAAGCACTTGGAGAAGAACCAAAACCCTGTATGGCACCAAATCTTTGCATTCTCAAAGGAAAGGGTGCAATCAAACTTGCTTGAAGTTGTTGTGAAAGATAAGGATTTTGGGAAAGATGATTTTGTTGGGAAAATCGTGTTTGATGTCATGGAAATCCCACTTCGAGTTCCACCAGATAGTCCATTGGCTCCTCAATGGTACAGATTGGCAGATAAAAAAGGTGACAAGGTTAAAGGCGAAATAATGTTGGCTGTTTGGATGGGAACGCAAGCTGATGAGTCGTTCCCTGAGGCATGGCATTCCGATGCTCACAACATTAGCCACTCCAACTTGGCTAATACGCGGTCCAAGGTTTATTTCTCCCCCAAGCTGTATTACCTCAGAGTTCATGTCATGGAAGCTCAAGACCTTGTCCCGCACGACAAAGGCCGGCTGCCGGATCCATATGTTAAGGTAGTACTTGGTAATCAGATTAGACCTACAAAGGTAATACAGCGCACCATTCATCCAGTTTGGGATGATCAGCTTATGTTTGTTGCCTCTGAGCCTTTTGAAGATTACATAATTATATCTGTTGACGATAGGATTGGACCTGGTAAAGATGAGATTTTAGGGAGGGCAATGATTCCGGTTAGAGAAGTGCCTCAAAGATTAGAAACTGGTAAGCCACCGGATCCCCGGTGGTTTAATCTACTAAAGCCTTCAAAGGCAGAAGAGGAAggtgaaaagaagaaagaaaaattctCAAGCAAGATCTTGCTGCGGATTTTTCTTGAGGCAGGGTACCATGTTCTTGATGAATCTACACATTTTAGCAGTGATCTTCAGCCATCATCCAAGTTCCTCAGGAAGCAGAGCATCGGGATTCTAGAACTTGGGATTTTGAGTGCAAAGAATTTACAGCCTATGAAGATGAAGGATGGTAAGCTGACTGATGCATATTGTGTCGCAAAGTATGGAAACAAATGGGTGAGGACTAGAACTCTTCTTGATACTCTGTCTCCTCGATGGAACGAGCAGTATACTTGGGAAGTTCATGATCCCTGCACTGTAATCACCATTGGAGTGTTTGATAATTCCCACACCAATGGGAGCAAAGATGATGCAAGGGATCAAAGAATCGGGAAGGTGAGAGTTCGGCTATCGACTCTCGAGATTGATCGTGTTTATACTCATTATTATCCTTTGTTGGTTCTTACACCTGGCGGTTTGAAGAAGAATGGGGAACTTCAGTTGGCATTAAGGTTCACTTGCACTGCGTGGGTTAACATGGTGGCTCAATACGGTAGGCCATTGCTTCCCAAGATGCACTATGTCCAGCCTATACCAGTTATGAACATAGACTGGCTGCGCCACCAAGCAATGCAGATTGTGGCAGCAAGACTGCAGAGAGCAGAGCCACCACTTCGGCAGGAAGTGGTTGAGTACATGTTGGATGTGGATTACCATATGTGGAGTCTCAGAAGAAGCAAGGCGAATTTCAATCGTATAATGTCGCTTCTTTCGGGGGTAACTGCTATTTGCAAGTGGTTCAATGATATCTGCTACTGGAGAAACCCAATCACAACATGTCTG ACCAAGACATCCCCCACATATGGATGCTCGGCTTTCACAAGCGGATCGTACACACCCCGATGA
- the LOC107904898 gene encoding transmembrane protein 205, translating into MKPKDKVVETTQQAKGAVDGALGNKKEEVAQKGRHLKESAKEYLDKAKDSVGTAKDTAEMARCHILNNCTEKMKMACKNAEEAKEAREKIVIKGKNSANKLFDGAKYVSTMEALNPVMRIANLVGLASAYGVGVWVTFISSNVLGEVLPRQQFGVVQSKLYPVYFKAIGYSIGMALLGYILGQSKTVLSSKHQMLQAFNLLSSFLMVLVNALYFEPKASKVMLERIKMEKEEGRGRERDHNFVVEESRGRGATAKSGKTHPALAANIAEEQVMKSRMARLNERLKKLNTKSSLLNVVTLMALTWHLLYLAHHLSFNSSC; encoded by the exons ATGAAGCCAAAAGACAAGGTCGTAGAAACAACCCAGCAAGCGAAGGGGGCTGTCGATGGTGCTTTAGGTAATAAGAAAGAGGAAGTAGCACAAAAGGGCCGACATCTTAAAGAAAGTGCAAAAGAGTACCTTGATAAGGCCAAGGACAGTGTGGGAACGGCGAAAGACACGGCCGAGATGGCCCGGTGTCATATACTGAACAATTGTACAGAGAAAATGAAGATGGCGTGCAAAAATGCAGAAGAAGCAAAAGAGGCAAgagaaaaaatagtaataaaggGTAAAAACAGTGCAAACAAGTTATTTGATGGGGCGAAGTACGTGAGTACAATGGAGGCATTGAATCCGGTGATGCGCATTGCTAACTTGGTGGGATTAGCTTCAGCTTATGGGGTGGGTGTATGGGTTACGTTCATTTCGAGCAATGTGTTGGGAGAAGTGCTGCCAAGGCAGCAATTTGGGGTGGTGCAGAGCAAGTTATATCCTGTTTACTTCAAAGCTATAGGTTATAGTATTGGGATGGCTTTGCTGGGGTACATTTTGGGGCAAAGCAAAACAGTATTGTCAAGCAAGCACCAGATGCTTCAAGCTTTTAATCTTTTGTCATCCTTTTTAATGGTTTTGGTCAATGCATTGTATTTCGAGCCTAAAGCCTCAAAG GTTATGTTGGAGAGAATAAAAATGGAGAAGGAAGAAggaagagggagagagagagatcATAACTTCGTTGTTGAAGAAAGCAGGGGGAGAGGGGCAACAGCGAAAAGCGGGAAAACCCACCCAGCATTAGCAGCCAACATTGCAGAAGAGCAAGTGATGAAATCGAGGATGGCAAGGCTGAATGAGAGGCTGAAGAAGCTAAACACGAAATCCTCACTTCTTAATGTTGTTACGCTAATGGCTCTCACTTGGCATCTTCTTTACCTCGCCCACCACCTAAGCTTCAACTCTTCTTGTTGA
- the LOC107904896 gene encoding FT-interacting protein 7 isoform X1, which produces MSKLVVEVVDAYDLMPKDDQGSSSPFVEIEFDGQRQRTQTKHKDLNPSWHESLVFDISQPGDLEYKTIDVTVYNDRKGNHGHHRNFLGRVKISGASVPSSESGSSVQHYPLDKRGLFSNIKGEIALKLYQVCDELPREQVQRAVPASVVAENEETGRFQESQFNETPFQEINGGRFQESQFQETPFQEINNVNNFDEEIKVDEKKKKKKKKEPEVRTFHSIGKEPEVRTFHSVGTGTGGPPPAPPPMKEKPPAVEIRADFAKAAAPAASVMHMQMPRQNPDYLLVETRPPVAARLRYRGGDKTLTTYDLVEQMHYLYVNVVKAKDLPVMDMSGSLDPYVEVKLGNYKGQTKHLEKNQNPVWHQIFAFSKERVQSNLLEVVVKDKDFGKDDFVGKIVFDVMEIPLRVPPDSPLAPQWYRLADKKGDKVKGEIMLAVWMGTQADESFPEAWHSDAHNISHSNLANTRSKVYFSPKLYYLRVHVMEAQDLVPHDKGRLPDPYVKVVLGNQIRPTKVIQRTIHPVWDDQLMFVASEPFEDYIIISVDDRIGPGKDEILGRAMIPVREVPQRLETGKPPDPRWFNLLKPSKAEEEGEKKKEKFSSKILLRIFLEAGYHVLDESTHFSSDLQPSSKFLRKQSIGILELGILSAKNLQPMKMKDGKLTDAYCVAKYGNKWVRTRTLLDTLSPRWNEQYTWEVHDPCTVITIGVFDNSHTNGSKDDARDQRIGKVRVRLSTLEIDRVYTHYYPLLVLTPGGLKKNGELQLALRFTCTAWVNMVAQYGRPLLPKMHYVQPIPVMNIDWLRHQAMQIVAARLQRAEPPLRQEVVEYMLDVDYHMWSLRRSKANFNRIMSLLSGVTAICKWFNDICYWRNPITTCLVHISFLILVCYPELILPTIFLYLFVTGIWNYRFRPRHPPHMDARLSQADRTHPDELDEEFDSFPTSRPSDIVRMRYDRLRSVAGRVQTVVGDLASQGERAQAILSWRDPRATAIFIIFSLIWAVFIYVTPFQVVAVLFGLYWLRHPRFRSKLPSVPVNFFKRLPSKSDMLI; this is translated from the coding sequence ATGAGTAAGCTTGTTGTTGAAGTAGTGGATGCCTACGATTTGATGCCTAAAGATGACCAGGGTTCTTCAAGCCCCTTCGTGGAAATTGAGTTTGATGGCCAACGTCAGAGGACTCAAACCAAGCACAAAGATCTTAACCCTTCTTGGCATGAAAGCCTTGTTTTTGATATAAGCCAGCCCGGAGATCTTGAGTACAAGACCATTGATGTCACTGTTTATAATGATAGGAAAGGCAATCATGGTCACCATCGGAATTTTCTCGGCCGAGTCAAGATTTCGGGGGCCTCCGTCCCCTCGTCGGAATCCGGTTCCAGCGTGCAGCACTACCCGCTTGATAAACGTGGCCTTTTTTCGAATATCAAAGGCGAGATTGCACTGAAACTTTATCAAGTCTGTGATGAACTTCCTCGGGAGCAGGTACAACGTGCGGTTCCTGCTAGTGTGGTGGCTGAAAATGAAGAGACTGGACGTTTCCAAGAATCCCAGTTCAACGAAACTCCGTTTCAGGAGATCAACGGTGGACGTTTTCAAGAATCCCAGTTCCAGGAAACTCCATTTCAGGAGATCAACAACGTCAACAATTTTGATGAAGAGATCAAGGTAGacgaaaagaagaagaagaagaagaagaaagaaccagaagtgAGGACTTTTCATTCTATAGGGAAAGAACCAGAAGTGAGGACTTTTCACTCTGTAGGGACTGGAACTGGCGGTCCTCCACCAGCTCCGCCTCCAATGAAGGAGAAACCACCAGCGGTGGAGATTAGAGCAGATTTTGCTAAAGCAGCAGCACCAGCGGCTAGTGTGATGCATATGCAGATGCCAAGGCAGAACCCCGACTATCTGTTGGTGGAAACTAGGCCACCTGTGGCGGCACGATTGCGATACAGGGGCGGTGACAAGACGTTGACTACTTACGACTTGGTGGAGCAGATGCATTACCTGTATGTAAATGTGGTTAAGGCCAAGGATCTTCCTGTAATGGATATGTCAGGAAGCCTTGACCCTTACGTGGAAGTGAAGCTTGGGAACTACAAAGGGCAAACAAAGCACTTGGAGAAGAACCAAAACCCTGTATGGCACCAAATCTTTGCATTCTCAAAGGAAAGGGTGCAATCAAACTTGCTTGAAGTTGTTGTGAAAGATAAGGATTTTGGGAAAGATGATTTTGTTGGGAAAATCGTGTTTGATGTCATGGAAATCCCACTTCGAGTTCCACCAGATAGTCCATTGGCTCCTCAATGGTACAGATTGGCAGATAAAAAAGGTGACAAGGTTAAAGGCGAAATAATGTTGGCTGTTTGGATGGGAACGCAAGCTGATGAGTCGTTCCCTGAGGCATGGCATTCCGATGCTCACAACATTAGCCACTCCAACTTGGCTAATACGCGGTCCAAGGTTTATTTCTCCCCCAAGCTGTATTACCTCAGAGTTCATGTCATGGAAGCTCAAGACCTTGTCCCGCACGACAAAGGCCGGCTGCCGGATCCATATGTTAAGGTAGTACTTGGTAATCAGATTAGACCTACAAAGGTAATACAGCGCACCATTCATCCAGTTTGGGATGATCAGCTTATGTTTGTTGCCTCTGAGCCTTTTGAAGATTACATAATTATATCTGTTGACGATAGGATTGGACCTGGTAAAGATGAGATTTTAGGGAGGGCAATGATTCCGGTTAGAGAAGTGCCTCAAAGATTAGAAACTGGTAAGCCACCGGATCCCCGGTGGTTTAATCTACTAAAGCCTTCAAAGGCAGAAGAGGAAggtgaaaagaagaaagaaaaattctCAAGCAAGATCTTGCTGCGGATTTTTCTTGAGGCAGGGTACCATGTTCTTGATGAATCTACACATTTTAGCAGTGATCTTCAGCCATCATCCAAGTTCCTCAGGAAGCAGAGCATCGGGATTCTAGAACTTGGGATTTTGAGTGCAAAGAATTTACAGCCTATGAAGATGAAGGATGGTAAGCTGACTGATGCATATTGTGTCGCAAAGTATGGAAACAAATGGGTGAGGACTAGAACTCTTCTTGATACTCTGTCTCCTCGATGGAACGAGCAGTATACTTGGGAAGTTCATGATCCCTGCACTGTAATCACCATTGGAGTGTTTGATAATTCCCACACCAATGGGAGCAAAGATGATGCAAGGGATCAAAGAATCGGGAAGGTGAGAGTTCGGCTATCGACTCTCGAGATTGATCGTGTTTATACTCATTATTATCCTTTGTTGGTTCTTACACCTGGCGGTTTGAAGAAGAATGGGGAACTTCAGTTGGCATTAAGGTTCACTTGCACTGCGTGGGTTAACATGGTGGCTCAATACGGTAGGCCATTGCTTCCCAAGATGCACTATGTCCAGCCTATACCAGTTATGAACATAGACTGGCTGCGCCACCAAGCAATGCAGATTGTGGCAGCAAGACTGCAGAGAGCAGAGCCACCACTTCGGCAGGAAGTGGTTGAGTACATGTTGGATGTGGATTACCATATGTGGAGTCTCAGAAGAAGCAAGGCGAATTTCAATCGTATAATGTCGCTTCTTTCGGGGGTAACTGCTATTTGCAAGTGGTTCAATGATATCTGCTACTGGAGAAACCCAATCACAACATGTCTGGTGCATATTTCGTTCTTGATACTTGTTTGCTACCCAGAACTAATATTGCCTACAATTTTCCTTTACCTGTTTGTGACTGGGATATGGAACTACCGTTTCAGACCAAGACATCCCCCACATATGGATGCTCGGCTTTCACAAGCGGATCGTACACACCCCGATGAGCTAGATGAAGAATTTGACTCGTTCCCAACATCCAGACCATCAGATATTGTACGAATGAGGTATGATAGACTGCGAAGTGTTGCTGGTAGGGTACAGACAGTGGTTGGAGATCTGGCAAGCCAAGGGGAAAGGGCTCAGGCAATACTAAGCTGGCGTGATCCAAGAGCAACAGCAATCTTCATCATCTTTTCCTTGATCTGGGCTGTGTTCATTTATGTTACTCCGTTCCAAGTGGTGGCTGTTCTGTTCGGTCTCTACTGGCTGCGTCATCCTCGCTTCAGGAGCAAGCTGCCATCGGTGCCTGTCAACTTCTTCAAGAGATTACCATCAAAGTCAGACATGCTAATTTGA